The Geotalea uraniireducens Rf4 genome window below encodes:
- a CDS encoding HD domain-containing phosphohydrolase, whose translation MKEHILIADDEEMIRDLLCATLGKEGYICHQASNVEEGLAIMKTEPIDIAFLDIMMPGRSGVELLKESKTLKPEIIVLMVTAMNDMDTALSCIHLGAEDYITKPFNLDRVLLIARNATEKQRLMRDNKEYQANLEMKVREQTEVIRTAMGEINLAYEHTLTALIRALDAREKEVGSHSERVMAYTLLLAGEVGINETDRAAMAKGALLHDIGKIGISDNILLKPGKLNNDEWTVMKQHPHVGHEILTGINYFKGAAELVLAHHERYDGNGYPNGLQGDTIPVSARIFALVDTLDAMTSDRPYRKALPFHAVIDEVVKCSGYQFDPALVDVFLKVQKKEWEESAGKYFL comes from the coding sequence ATGAAAGAACATATACTGATTGCAGACGATGAAGAGATGATTAGAGATCTTCTGTGCGCTACCCTGGGCAAGGAAGGTTACATCTGTCATCAGGCGAGCAACGTAGAAGAAGGCCTTGCTATCATGAAAACAGAGCCGATAGATATTGCCTTCCTTGATATCATGATGCCCGGCCGCTCCGGAGTCGAATTGCTGAAAGAATCCAAGACCCTTAAACCGGAAATCATCGTTTTGATGGTCACAGCCATGAATGATATGGATACGGCTTTGTCGTGCATTCACCTTGGCGCAGAAGATTATATCACCAAGCCGTTCAACCTGGACAGGGTTCTGCTGATTGCTCGAAATGCCACGGAAAAACAGCGGTTGATGCGTGATAACAAGGAATACCAGGCTAATCTGGAAATGAAGGTACGTGAACAGACGGAAGTGATCCGTACCGCAATGGGAGAAATAAATCTTGCCTATGAGCATACGTTGACAGCACTCATAAGGGCATTGGATGCAAGGGAAAAAGAGGTGGGCTCCCATTCCGAACGGGTTATGGCGTACACACTATTGCTTGCCGGGGAAGTGGGCATAAACGAAACCGACCGGGCTGCAATGGCCAAAGGCGCGCTCCTGCACGACATCGGCAAGATCGGCATTTCAGACAACATTCTCTTGAAACCGGGAAAATTGAACAATGACGAATGGACCGTAATGAAACAACATCCTCATGTGGGACATGAGATACTCACGGGAATAAATTATTTCAAAGGGGCTGCTGAATTAGTGCTCGCCCATCACGAGCGCTATGACGGCAACGGCTATCCAAACGGGCTGCAGGGCGATACAATTCCCGTCAGCGCACGCATTTTTGCGCTGGTAGACACCCTCGACGCCATGACATCAGACAGACCTTATCGCAAGGCCCTTCCTTTTCATGCAGTCATAGATGAAGTTGTCAAATGCAGTGGTTACCAGTTCGACCCGGCTTTGGTGGATGTATTTTTGAAAGTTCAGAAAAAAGAGTGGGAAGAATCTGCCGGAAAATACTTTCTTTAG
- the fliK gene encoding flagellar hook-length control protein FliK, giving the protein MLINDEIQRQLLQLFAKSSNLPKIEAEQQSASQLQLNPGQQVQAEVVAKLPNHLFLARIAGELFKMEIPLNVQPGETMHLTVVTAEPRITFELAKGDNGNGPVNISAMGKWLSSLVGDAGVEQNAAVRLFSMSKVLDGPPADMEQFASRLREALTLNGLFYESHLAEWAIGERQLKDILREPQGKLSKRLAAGSLKAGQNQSSDDDMMLSSFKGESVSSDRPSSAHNRSSAEFIADSQTFPIIREQLAALHTGHLVWNGQVWPDQKMEITIEERDVNGSRGEPQEKAWETSLKLHLPRLGTIAATLRLSADGVDVVVEAENVETTTLLKGDGEGLRQSMDGAGMKLAHLVVKDGKTA; this is encoded by the coding sequence GTGCTGATTAACGATGAAATCCAGAGACAGCTGTTACAGTTGTTCGCCAAATCATCCAATTTGCCCAAAATCGAGGCGGAACAGCAATCAGCCTCCCAACTGCAGTTGAATCCCGGACAGCAAGTACAGGCGGAGGTTGTCGCCAAGCTGCCCAACCATCTTTTCCTGGCACGCATAGCCGGCGAGCTGTTTAAAATGGAGATTCCCTTAAACGTTCAGCCGGGCGAAACCATGCATCTGACCGTTGTCACCGCAGAGCCCCGCATTACCTTCGAGCTGGCTAAGGGGGACAATGGCAATGGACCCGTAAATATCAGTGCCATGGGGAAATGGCTGAGTTCTCTTGTCGGAGATGCAGGTGTGGAGCAAAATGCTGCTGTTCGCCTGTTTTCAATGTCGAAGGTTCTTGACGGACCACCTGCCGATATGGAACAGTTTGCATCCAGGCTGCGAGAAGCCTTGACCCTTAACGGGCTATTTTACGAATCCCATCTTGCCGAATGGGCGATCGGTGAACGACAGCTTAAGGACATACTCCGCGAACCACAGGGGAAACTTTCTAAGCGGCTTGCTGCCGGTTCGCTGAAAGCGGGGCAGAATCAGTCGAGTGATGACGATATGATGCTCTCCTCTTTTAAAGGTGAGTCCGTTTCCTCCGACCGGCCTTCATCAGCGCACAACCGATCAAGCGCAGAATTTATTGCCGATTCGCAGACATTTCCCATAATCAGGGAACAGTTGGCAGCTCTTCACACCGGCCATCTGGTCTGGAACGGACAGGTTTGGCCTGACCAGAAAATGGAGATCACTATTGAAGAAAGGGATGTCAACGGCTCCCGGGGTGAGCCGCAAGAGAAAGCTTGGGAAACATCTCTCAAGCTGCATCTGCCCAGACTTGGGACAATTGCCGCTACCTTGCGTTTATCGGCTGACGGCGTGGACGTCGTCGTAGAAGCTGAGAATGTTGAAACAACAACCCTTCTGAAGGGGGATGGCGAGGGGTTGCGACAGTCCATGGATGGAGCTGGAATGAAGCTGGCTCATTTGGTGGTAAAAGATGGCAAAACGGCCTGA
- a CDS encoding PAS domain S-box protein, protein MKPPLRVLIIDDSPDDARLIVRELQHEFDPVVDRVETSEEMKSALNAENWDVVISDYVMPQFSGLSALKLLHQLNIDLPFIMVSGQMGEEVAVESMRAGARDYLIKDNLTRLIPAIKRELKEAFVRNERRKAEKALHATEARFQSLVEQSLVGIYLLQDGIFSYVNPKFARIFGYQQNELIESKTLLDLVAESDRNKVIESYLNLLGENAQSLHFNFQGKRKYAKIIDLEAHGAKTELNGKPAVIGTLLDITERKRAEEELRKLWRAVEQSPVSVVITDTEGNIEYVNPKFTAVSGYNEQELLGKNPRILQAGTMKADEYKQMWETITAGKEWHGEYHNKKKNGELFWESASISAIKNTEGQITHYVGVKEDITERKKSIEQLRQAQKMEAIGQLAGGIAHDFNNLLTIINGYSTLLLRSLGIDSPQHKEAEQILRAGERAADLTRQLLSFSRKQILAPKVLNINTQVKNIEKMLCRLIGEHITLVTNMDPDVGLIKIDPGQVEQIIMNLAVNARDASEDGGRIVIETANAELDDEFAANHPGSVPGSYIMLSVCDNGMGMSEDVKRRLFEPFFTTKELGRGTGLGLATVYGIVKQSGGYIDITSELEQGATFKIFLPRVHQQMDTITKPSTEEVPQGSQTILVVEDEPGVLNLVVHTLNKQGYNVLETTDPLEALEIFDQHQTEIDLVLTDVVMPFMSGPKLAETLTQKKPGIKIIFMSGHTDDKINFEKILEKGVPFLAKPFVNGSLVKKVGHALGNDAIRTETVKA, encoded by the coding sequence ATGAAACCTCCTCTTCGGGTACTGATTATTGATGATTCGCCAGACGATGCCAGGTTGATCGTTAGAGAACTTCAACATGAATTCGATCCGGTAGTCGATCGGGTTGAAACATCAGAAGAAATGAAGTCGGCTCTTAATGCCGAAAACTGGGACGTTGTCATATCGGACTACGTCATGCCGCAATTTAGCGGCTTGTCCGCACTGAAATTACTGCATCAGCTGAATATCGATTTACCGTTCATAATGGTGTCGGGACAGATGGGTGAAGAAGTGGCCGTTGAATCCATGCGTGCCGGCGCCCGCGACTACCTCATCAAAGACAACCTGACCAGGCTTATCCCCGCAATCAAACGGGAACTTAAAGAAGCATTCGTCCGTAACGAGCGCAGAAAGGCCGAGAAAGCGCTTCATGCCACAGAAGCAAGGTTTCAGAGCCTTGTCGAACAGTCGCTCGTAGGCATCTATCTGCTGCAAGACGGTATTTTTTCCTATGTAAATCCGAAGTTTGCCAGGATTTTCGGATACCAGCAAAACGAGCTTATAGAATCCAAAACTCTTTTGGATCTTGTTGCCGAAAGTGACCGCAACAAGGTTATCGAAAGCTATTTGAATCTGCTGGGGGAAAATGCCCAAAGCCTTCACTTCAATTTCCAGGGAAAGCGCAAATATGCAAAAATCATCGATCTGGAGGCACACGGCGCTAAAACTGAACTGAATGGAAAACCGGCCGTCATCGGAACTTTGCTCGACATTACCGAGCGTAAGCGCGCGGAAGAAGAACTGCGCAAACTTTGGCGAGCGGTAGAGCAAAGTCCGGTTTCAGTCGTGATTACAGACACAGAAGGCAACATTGAATATGTAAATCCCAAGTTCACGGCTGTTTCCGGTTATAACGAACAGGAGTTGCTCGGGAAGAATCCTCGAATTTTACAAGCCGGCACCATGAAAGCGGATGAATACAAGCAGATGTGGGAAACAATCACCGCGGGAAAGGAGTGGCACGGCGAATATCACAACAAAAAGAAAAATGGCGAACTTTTTTGGGAAAGTGCATCAATCTCCGCCATTAAAAACACAGAAGGACAAATAACCCATTACGTTGGAGTCAAGGAAGACATAACCGAGCGCAAGAAATCAATCGAGCAGTTGCGTCAGGCGCAGAAAATGGAAGCAATCGGTCAACTGGCAGGTGGAATTGCACACGACTTTAATAACCTGCTCACAATAATTAACGGATATAGCACCCTTTTGCTGCGATCATTGGGGATCGATTCTCCCCAGCACAAAGAGGCAGAGCAGATACTGCGCGCTGGCGAGCGGGCGGCGGATCTGACTCGGCAGCTTCTAAGCTTCAGCCGCAAACAGATATTGGCGCCCAAAGTACTGAATATAAATACTCAGGTTAAAAACATCGAAAAAATGCTCTGCCGTCTGATCGGTGAGCATATCACACTCGTGACAAACATGGATCCGGACGTGGGATTGATCAAGATCGATCCGGGTCAGGTTGAACAGATCATCATGAATTTAGCAGTGAACGCCCGTGATGCTTCGGAAGACGGCGGAAGGATCGTCATAGAAACAGCCAACGCAGAGTTGGATGATGAATTTGCCGCAAACCACCCCGGTTCCGTTCCCGGGAGTTATATCATGCTGTCGGTCTGTGATAACGGCATGGGCATGAGCGAGGACGTTAAAAGACGTCTGTTTGAACCCTTCTTTACCACAAAAGAACTGGGACGAGGCACAGGCCTGGGGCTTGCGACGGTGTACGGCATCGTCAAGCAAAGCGGCGGTTATATCGATATAACCAGCGAATTGGAACAAGGAGCTACTTTCAAGATATTTCTGCCCCGCGTCCACCAACAGATGGATACTATTACAAAACCGTCCACCGAAGAAGTTCCGCAAGGCTCACAAACTATTCTCGTAGTTGAAGACGAGCCGGGAGTTCTTAACCTCGTGGTCCATACATTAAACAAACAGGGGTACAATGTCCTTGAAACAACCGACCCCCTGGAGGCACTGGAGATTTTTGACCAGCATCAGACGGAAATTGATCTGGTGTTGACCGACGTTGTCATGCCCTTTATGAGCGGGCCGAAGCTGGCTGAAACATTGACGCAAAAGAAACCGGGGATTAAGATAATTTTTATGTCGGGCCACACCGACGACAAGATCAATTTTGAAAAGATCCTCGAAAAAGGGGTGCCTTTTCTGGCAAAACCTTTTGTTAACGGTTCATTGGTAAAAAAAGTCGGGCATGCGTTGGGTAATGACGCTATCCGGACTGAAACCGTTAAGGCATAA
- a CDS encoding EscU/YscU/HrcU family type III secretion system export apparatus switch protein: MAKRPDDMKKAVAMAYDPGDYAPRVIAKGCGVTAEAIIALARENGVYVHESPDLMNLLLQVDQDRFIPPELYRAVAELLAWLYRLEQGTDGVEP; this comes from the coding sequence ATGGCAAAACGGCCTGATGACATGAAAAAGGCGGTGGCGATGGCGTATGATCCCGGTGATTATGCGCCACGGGTGATCGCCAAGGGTTGCGGCGTGACAGCTGAGGCGATAATTGCCCTTGCCAGGGAAAACGGCGTTTATGTGCACGAATCCCCGGACCTGATGAATTTATTGCTTCAGGTTGACCAGGATCGTTTTATTCCGCCGGAACTCTATCGAGCCGTAGCGGAACTGCTGGCCTGGCTTTATCGACTGGAACAGGGTACAGACGGTGTAGAACCCTGA
- a CDS encoding efflux RND transporter periplasmic adaptor subunit — protein MNYTTGLHQLSIHISKIALTGAKFALLLPIIMFLLPGCSKKQEKPRPKPPVPVKVSTAVQKDVPVQVKAIGNVEAYNTVSIKAQVNGQIARVHFREGQEVKKGDLLITIDPRPFETALKQAQANLLKDQAQARNADEQVRRYGGLVKDGIVTREQYDQLKTSADAFAATLASDQAAVESAKIQLAYCFIRSPINGRTGNLMVQQGNLVKANDVPVLVTINQINPVYVTFSVPENDLLEIKKYMAGGRLKVAAAIPNDVRPPETGTISFLDNMVDSTTGTIKLKGTFVNAERRLWPGQFVNVIVVLTTRPDSVVVPTQAIQTGQQGPFVFVVKADKSVELRQVTVGTALNGETVIEKGVQSGETVVIDGQLRLMPGVKIEIKQPEQGNKVKTQPAG, from the coding sequence ATGAACTATACAACAGGTCTTCATCAGTTATCCATACATATCAGTAAAATTGCGTTGACGGGTGCAAAGTTTGCACTGTTGCTGCCGATTATCATGTTTTTGCTCCCCGGTTGTTCGAAGAAGCAGGAAAAGCCCCGGCCGAAGCCACCGGTACCGGTTAAAGTGTCAACGGCCGTGCAGAAAGATGTGCCGGTCCAGGTGAAGGCTATCGGCAATGTGGAAGCTTACAACACCGTCTCAATCAAAGCCCAGGTCAATGGACAGATTGCCCGGGTCCATTTCAGGGAAGGTCAGGAAGTGAAGAAGGGGGATCTCCTCATTACTATTGATCCTCGCCCCTTTGAAACGGCGCTCAAGCAGGCGCAGGCGAATCTGTTAAAGGATCAGGCCCAGGCAAGAAATGCAGATGAACAGGTGCGGCGCTATGGCGGGCTTGTGAAGGACGGCATCGTAACCCGGGAACAGTACGACCAGCTCAAAACCAGTGCCGATGCATTTGCTGCAACGCTGGCATCGGACCAGGCTGCTGTTGAGAGCGCGAAGATCCAATTGGCTTACTGCTTCATCCGCTCACCGATTAATGGCCGCACCGGCAATCTGATGGTTCAGCAAGGGAACCTTGTGAAAGCCAACGATGTTCCGGTGCTTGTCACCATCAACCAGATCAATCCGGTATATGTTACCTTCTCTGTACCGGAAAATGATCTGCTCGAAATCAAGAAGTACATGGCCGGCGGAAGGCTGAAAGTGGCGGCTGCCATCCCCAATGACGTTAGACCGCCTGAAACCGGGACGATAAGTTTTCTGGACAATATGGTCGATTCGACAACGGGGACCATCAAGTTGAAGGGCACCTTTGTCAACGCGGAGAGGCGTCTTTGGCCGGGGCAATTCGTCAATGTAATTGTGGTTCTGACCACCAGGCCTGATTCGGTGGTAGTCCCCACTCAAGCAATTCAGACCGGCCAGCAGGGGCCATTCGTGTTCGTGGTTAAAGCGGATAAGAGCGTGGAGCTTCGCCAGGTGACGGTCGGAACCGCCCTCAACGGTGAAACTGTTATTGAGAAAGGGGTGCAATCGGGAGAAACGGTAGTGATCGACGGCCAACTCCGTTTGATGCCGGGGGTGAAGATAGAAATCAAACAGCCGGAGCAAGGCAACAAAGTTAAGACGCAGCCTGCCGGTTGA
- a CDS encoding efflux RND transporter permease subunit: MNIAELFIKRPIMTALVMASILIFGLSAYRLLPVSDLPNVDFPTIQVTASLPGANPDTMASAVATPLERQFSTIAGVDSMNSMNGTGTTSITIQFNLSRNIDAAAQDVQAAISRASRQLPQNMPAPPSFQKVNPADQPIIYLALSSPTLPLYTVNDFADTFIAQRISMISGVAQVQVFGSQKFAVRAQLDPKALATRQIGIDEVSKALANGNVNLPTGTIDGKFQAFTIQATGQLYNAAAYRPLIVAYRNGSPVRLQELGQVIDSVENDKVASWYKNTRAVVLAIQRQPGTNTIEVVDSIKKLLPVFRSQMPASVDLNILYDRSVSIRDSVADVKFTLILTICLVVLVIFLFLRNLSATIIPSLALPFSIIGTFAAMYVMNFSIDNISLMALTLSVGFVVDDAIVMLENIVRHMEHGEGVMEAALKGSREIGFTILSMTLSLVAVFIPVLFMGGIMGRLLHEFAVTISMAILISGFVSLTLTPMLCSRFLRPPQKERHGRLYMFMERFFDGMLRTYDRTLQVVLRHRRTTIAVTIALTLVTGWLFTRIPMGFLPTEDTGQIFAFTEAAQGISFEDMKRHQQQLAAIVAQDPNIDAFMSSVGAGGASVANNTGRIFMRLKARDQRKLSADEIIQELRPKVSKVPGINMFMQNLPAIRIGGQLTKSQYQYTLQSPDTDDLYKYAAELEGKMRALSQLQDVTSDLQIKNPQVNVEIDRDKASALGLSAQQVEDALYYAYGSRQVSTIYSPNNQYQVILELDDLYQMDPSSLAMLYVRSTTGRLVPLNTVANLTKSLGPLTVNHLGQLPAVTISFNLKPDVALGDAMPLVEKLSHETLPPTISTSFQGTAQAFQASLKGLWFLLFMAILVIYIVLGILYESFIHPLTILSGLPAAGFGALVTLMLFHKDLNIYAFVGIIMLIGIVKKNAIMMIDFALEAERKEGKAPLDAIYDGAMIRFRPIMMTTMAALMGTLPIALGFGAGAEARRPLGLAVVGGLVVSQLLTLYITPVVYYYMDKLLEEVRGWARKRPKSATEQNP; the protein is encoded by the coding sequence GTGAATATAGCAGAGCTTTTTATCAAACGGCCGATCATGACCGCACTGGTCATGGCGTCGATTCTAATTTTCGGCCTCTCCGCCTACCGGCTCCTGCCGGTAAGCGATTTGCCCAACGTGGATTTCCCCACCATACAGGTAACTGCCAGTCTGCCGGGTGCCAATCCGGACACCATGGCATCGGCGGTGGCGACCCCGCTGGAGCGGCAGTTTTCGACCATTGCCGGCGTAGATTCAATGAACTCCATGAACGGCACGGGCACAACCTCGATAACCATTCAATTCAACCTCTCCCGCAACATCGATGCCGCTGCCCAGGACGTGCAGGCAGCCATCTCCCGCGCTTCGCGCCAGCTGCCGCAGAATATGCCGGCGCCGCCATCGTTTCAGAAGGTCAATCCGGCTGATCAGCCGATCATCTATCTTGCCCTCAGTTCACCGACCCTGCCGCTCTATACGGTCAACGACTTCGCTGACACCTTTATCGCCCAGCGCATATCGATGATCAGCGGCGTTGCCCAGGTGCAGGTATTCGGCTCGCAAAAATTCGCGGTGCGTGCACAACTCGACCCCAAAGCCCTTGCTACACGTCAGATCGGCATTGACGAGGTGTCCAAAGCCCTTGCAAATGGCAATGTCAACCTTCCTACCGGTACTATTGACGGCAAGTTCCAGGCATTCACCATCCAGGCCACCGGTCAGCTTTACAACGCCGCAGCCTACCGCCCCCTGATCGTTGCCTATCGCAACGGCTCGCCGGTGCGCCTTCAGGAACTGGGTCAGGTCATCGACAGCGTGGAAAATGACAAGGTGGCGAGCTGGTACAAGAACACGCGCGCGGTTGTTCTCGCCATCCAGCGCCAGCCGGGCACCAACACCATCGAGGTGGTGGACAGCATCAAAAAGCTTCTCCCTGTCTTTCGTTCCCAGATGCCCGCCTCGGTGGACCTGAATATCCTTTACGACCGCTCTGTTTCTATCCGTGATTCAGTGGCCGACGTCAAGTTCACCCTGATACTCACCATCTGCCTCGTCGTGCTGGTGATCTTCCTCTTTCTCCGCAACCTCTCGGCCACCATCATCCCGAGCCTGGCGCTCCCGTTCTCCATCATCGGCACCTTCGCCGCCATGTACGTCATGAATTTCAGCATCGATAATATCTCCCTCATGGCGTTGACCCTTTCGGTCGGCTTCGTCGTAGACGACGCCATCGTCATGCTGGAAAACATCGTCCGTCACATGGAGCATGGGGAAGGGGTGATGGAGGCGGCCCTCAAAGGGTCGCGCGAGATCGGCTTCACCATTCTTTCCATGACCCTGTCGCTGGTGGCGGTATTCATCCCGGTCCTCTTCATGGGGGGGATCATGGGGCGGCTTTTGCACGAATTCGCCGTTACCATCAGCATGGCGATCCTCATATCAGGCTTTGTTTCGCTAACCCTGACCCCCATGCTCTGCAGCCGTTTTCTGCGACCACCGCAGAAGGAACGTCATGGCCGTCTCTATATGTTCATGGAGCGCTTCTTTGACGGCATGCTCCGTACCTACGACCGGACCCTGCAAGTAGTGCTTCGTCACCGCCGCACCACCATAGCAGTCACTATTGCCCTGACCCTGGTGACGGGATGGCTGTTCACCAGGATCCCGATGGGGTTCCTTCCGACTGAGGACACCGGCCAGATTTTCGCCTTCACCGAGGCGGCCCAAGGGATCTCCTTTGAGGACATGAAGCGTCACCAGCAGCAGCTTGCGGCCATTGTCGCCCAGGATCCCAATATCGATGCCTTTATGTCATCCGTCGGGGCCGGGGGGGCGAGTGTTGCCAATAATACCGGCCGCATATTCATGCGGCTCAAGGCCCGCGACCAACGAAAGCTCTCTGCCGATGAGATCATCCAGGAGTTGCGGCCAAAGGTGTCGAAGGTGCCCGGCATCAATATGTTCATGCAGAATCTCCCTGCCATTCGAATCGGCGGCCAGTTGACCAAGAGCCAGTACCAGTACACCTTGCAGAGCCCCGACACGGATGACCTTTACAAATATGCCGCCGAACTGGAAGGGAAGATGCGTGCGCTTTCCCAGTTGCAGGACGTGACGAGCGACCTTCAGATCAAGAACCCGCAAGTGAACGTGGAGATCGACCGGGACAAGGCTTCAGCACTCGGACTTTCGGCGCAGCAGGTGGAGGATGCCCTCTATTACGCCTATGGTTCCCGCCAGGTATCGACCATCTATTCCCCCAATAACCAGTACCAGGTCATCCTCGAGTTGGATGACCTGTATCAGATGGACCCGTCGTCTCTGGCCATGCTTTACGTCCGTTCTACCACAGGCCGGTTGGTGCCGCTAAATACGGTGGCCAATCTGACCAAGAGCCTGGGGCCGCTCACCGTGAACCACCTGGGGCAGCTGCCGGCAGTCACCATCTCCTTTAACCTGAAGCCCGACGTCGCCCTTGGCGATGCCATGCCGTTGGTGGAAAAGTTATCGCATGAGACCTTGCCGCCGACCATCAGCACCAGTTTTCAAGGGACTGCCCAGGCATTCCAGGCATCATTGAAAGGGCTCTGGTTCCTTCTTTTCATGGCGATCCTGGTCATCTATATCGTGCTCGGGATTCTTTACGAGAGCTTCATTCACCCGCTCACCATCCTGTCGGGACTTCCGGCAGCCGGTTTTGGTGCGCTCGTTACACTTATGCTGTTCCACAAGGACCTGAACATATACGCCTTTGTCGGGATCATCATGTTGATAGGCATTGTCAAAAAGAACGCCATCATGATGATCGACTTCGCCCTGGAGGCGGAAAGGAAAGAGGGTAAAGCACCGCTCGACGCCATTTACGACGGTGCCATGATCCGTTTCCGTCCCATCATGATGACTACCATGGCGGCCCTTATGGGCACCCTTCCTATTGCCTTGGGTTTTGGCGCCGGTGCCGAGGCACGTCGCCCCTTAGGTCTGGCTGTTGTCGGCGGACTTGTTGTCTCCCAGCTTCTCACCCTCTACATAACCCCGGTTGTTTATTACTATATGGACAAATTGCTGGAAGAAGTGCGCGGCTGGGCAAGGAAACGTCCAAAATCGGCAACGGAGCAGAATCCTTAG
- a CDS encoding CAAX prenyl protease-related protein, with protein MGEINEQVVLTNGTFPRIAPYALFMAFVGLEQLFVHWANNGGGDGSVPAAMYIYPAKTVAVALLLVTFKSCYTEVCLRDLLKFKHSVISIISGIVVFILWINMDWNFTSHPSQQGFNPSILQDDRMRTSMTFVRMTGAVIIVPIMEELFWRSFLIRYIINQTYSKISIGQFTWPSFLITTIFFGFEHHLLLAGIMAGAAYNLLLYYSKSIAQCILAHAVTNLALGIYVITTGQWHFW; from the coding sequence ATGGGTGAGATCAATGAACAGGTGGTTTTGACGAATGGCACTTTCCCGAGAATAGCGCCGTACGCTCTATTCATGGCATTTGTGGGTTTGGAACAACTGTTTGTTCATTGGGCAAACAATGGAGGGGGCGACGGTTCAGTGCCGGCAGCGATGTATATATACCCGGCCAAGACAGTTGCCGTTGCTTTGTTACTGGTCACGTTCAAGTCATGTTACACGGAGGTCTGCCTGCGTGACCTTCTGAAATTCAAACATTCGGTTATCAGCATAATTTCGGGCATAGTTGTATTTATTCTCTGGATCAACATGGATTGGAACTTCACATCCCATCCATCGCAACAAGGCTTTAATCCAAGCATCTTGCAAGACGACCGGATGAGAACGAGTATGACATTTGTTCGGATGACCGGTGCAGTGATCATCGTCCCCATTATGGAGGAATTATTCTGGCGCTCATTTCTCATTCGCTACATCATCAACCAGACATATTCCAAGATATCCATTGGTCAATTCACCTGGCCGTCATTCCTGATCACCACAATATTTTTCGGTTTTGAGCACCATCTTTTACTGGCCGGGATCATGGCTGGGGCCGCCTACAATCTTCTTCTGTATTACTCCAAGAGCATCGCCCAGTGCATCCTGGCGCATGCAGTCACAAACCTGGCCCTGGGGATATATGTGATTACGACCGGACAATGGCATTTCTGGTAG